Genomic window (Venenivibrio stagnispumantis):
AGACTTTCTACCACAATAGTATCATACTGCTTGGTTATCGCAATTGACACCTTGTGGAGAAAGTCTTTTCTCTGGTTTACTATTTTTTGATGTTGTTTTGCTACTTTCTGTCTTGCTTTCTCCCAGTTCTTACTTCCTTTTTGTTTTCTTGATAGCTGTCTTTGTAGTTTTATTAGTTTTTTTTCTGACTTTTGTAGATATTTTGGGTTTTCTATGTGGTGTGTAGTTTCTCCATCGTGTATTACTGCAAACTCTTTTATTCCTACATCTATTCCTGCTGTTTTGTTTACTGGTTTTAATGGTTGTATTTCTTTTCTGGTTAATACATTTAGATAGTATCTACCGTCTGGTGTTTTTGTTATACTTATGCTTCTTATCTGCCCTTCTATGTTTCTATGCATTTTTATTGGGATTGGTGTTTTTAGTTTTGGTATTTTGAGTTGTCCTCTTTTCTTGCTTATTTTTTCTATTTGAAAATGCTGTGGTATGTGGACTGTTTGTTTTGATTTTTTCTTTTTGAATTTTGGAAAACCTGCTTCTCCTTTGAAAAAGTTTTTATATGCAATATCAAGATTTTGTAGTGATACCTGTAAGCTCTGGCTGTTTGCTTGTTTTAGAAATGGATACTCTTTTTTTAGTTTTGGAAGCATTGATTGGTATAGGCTGTATTTCCATTTTATTCCTTTTCCTTCATATTCTTTTTTGGATAATGCTAAGAAATGGTTATATACAAATCTACAATGTCCAAATTGGATGTTTAGGAAATCTTCTTGTTCCTTATTTGGAAAAATCCGAAATCTGTATGTATATTCTGTTTTCATAGCTAAATACCACCTATAATATTATAATGCAAAACTAACAATAAAAAGATATTTTTGGCTTAAACCAGAATTGGCACAGAGTTTTCCTTAAAATTTCTTCCACGACCTTAAAATTTCTTCCACAACTTTATTTTTTAAAATATCTTTTTCTATATTTATTCCTTCATTTATTAGAGAGGTAGCTTTTATTCCTTGTAGATTGCAGGGATTTATAAGATTAAATTTTTCAAGATTAACAGAATGATTTACAGCTATGCCATGCAAAGAATACCCTCTTGAATATCTAAAACCAAGAGATGCCAATTTTCTATTTTGTATATAAAATCCGGGATTTTTATTATCATAAAATATTCTTTTATCCAAATCTTTAAAAAAATTATCAAAAGCTTTTATTACTCTTCTGTAAAAAAATGGTGGATTTTTTGCTTCAAAAACAAAATAAAAAATAGGCTGTCCTATTCCATGAAAAGTGATTGAACCACCCCTATCTGTTTTCACCGGATTTAAATTTTTAAATTTTTCAATATCTTCATTTGCTCCAACTGTGAATATATCATAATGCTCACATAATATTAAAAAATTTTTATTTTTCTCGGTAGCTTCTTTATGTTTTTCCTTCATAAACTCAATGCCTTTTTCATACTCAACCAATCCTATATCTAAAATCTCAATATCCATTCTTTAAATCTCCAAATTATTGTTATAATAATATTCTATAATCTTTTTTAGAGGTTTTTTGATGGCAGAAAAATTTTATATAACTACGCCTATATATTATGTAAATGATGTGCCTCATTTGGGGCATGCTTACACAACAATAGCTGCAGATGTTTTGGCAAGATATAAAAGACAAAAAGGAATAAAAACATTTTTCTTGACCGGAACAGATGAACACGGTCAAAAAATACAAAAAACAGCCGAAGAAAAAGGTATCTCTCCTAAAGAGCTTGCAGACAAAACCCATTTATCATTTAAAAAATTATGGCAAAAATTAAATATCCAATATGATAGATTTATAAGAACTACCGATGAAGACCACAAAAAAGCAGTGCAATATATTTTCCAAAAATGTTATGAAAATGGAGATATATATTTAGCTGAGTATGAAAGTTGGTATTGTGTAGGATGTGAAGAATTTAAAACAGAATCAGAAATAAAAGATTTAGATTATAAATGTCCTATACATCTAAAACCTTGTGAGAAAATAAAAGAAGAAAGCTATTTTTTCAGATTATCAAAATATACTGATATTCTTCTTGAGTTTTATGAAAAAAATCCGGATTTTATCCAGCCTGATTTTAGAAGAAATGAAGTAATATCTTTTGTAAAACAGGGATTAAAAGATTTATCCGTATCAAGAAGAAGAGAAAGGGTATGGTGGGGCATACCTGTTCCTTTTGATGAGAACCATACTATTTATGTTTGGTTTGATGCCCTTACAAATTATCTAACAGCAGTAGGTTATCCGGATAACTTAAATGAATTTTGGCCGGCAGATGTTCATATTGTAGGAAAAGATATTCTCAGATTTCATGCAGTTTATTGGCCTGCATTTTTAATAAGTGCTGGATTGGAAATTCCGAAAAAAGTTTTTGCCCATGGCTGGTGGACTGTGGAAGGGCATAAAATGTCCAAATCCCTTGGAAATGTTATAGACCCATTTAAGATTACAGATGAGTACGGAGTAGATGAAATTAGATATTTCTTACTAAGAGAAGTGCCTTTTGGATTAGATGGAGATTTTTCTAAATCTGCATTGATAAATCGTATAAATTCAGACCTTGCAAATGATTTAGGAAACCTTATATCAAGGTCTTTATCAATGATACAAAAATTCCAAAACTCAGTAGTAGAAAACTACACAAAACTAACAGATATAGAAGAAGAATATATAAATCTTTATAAAGAGATATATCAAAAATTTGATGAAGAAATTAATAATCTAAATTACAGCAAAGCCCTTGAATATGTATGGCAATTTATAGATTATCTAAATAAATATATAGTAAAAGTAGAACCTTGGAAATTAAACAAAGAAAAAGATGAGTATCTTAAAACAACCCTTTATATACTTGCTGATGGATTATTGGCAATATCTTATATGTTAAAACCATTTATGCCTTCTAAAATTGAAAAAGCATTAAATATGCTTGGAATAAATCAACTTCCAAAAGATATAAAGCCTCTTATTTATCCGGCAGGAAATAAGATAGGTAATATAGAGCCTTTGTTCCCAAGAATAGAGATAAAAGAAGAACAAAAAAAGGAGGAAAAGAAAGAAGTGGAAGAGTTCATAACAATAGAAGATTTTGCAAAAATAAAATTAAGAGTTGGAAAAGTTTTAGAAGCAGAAAAAGTAGAAAAATCTGATAAACTTCTAAAATTAAAAGTAAGCTTAAAAGATGAAGAAAGAACAATAGTTTCCGGTATAGCACAATATTATAAACCGGAAGATTTAATAGGAAAAAAGGTTATAATTCTTGCAAATTTACAACCAAGAAAGATTTTTGGAATAGAATCAAAAGGAATGCTACTTGCAGCAAAAGATTCCAATACATTAAGAATCTTAACAGTAGATGGAGATATAGAAGAAGGAAGCTATGTATCTTAAAGCATGTTATAACTTTTAAAATATACTGCAAGAGGTTTGATAATATGAAAAAATTAAATAAAATGGGTAAAATCGCAGTATTGACCAGCGGGGGAGATGCGCCCGGTTTAAATGCATGTATTAGGGCAGTAGTTAGAACGGCATGCTATTATAATTTAGAAGTTATCGGTATAAAAAGAGGATATAAAGGTTTAATAGAAAAAGATTTTATACCTTTATCTGCAAGAGATGTTGCCGGAATATTGCAAAAAGGTGGAACTATACTACTTTCTTCAAGAGAGCCAAGATTTCACGAGTATGAATATAGAAAATTAGCTTATGAAAATCTAAAATCAGAAAATATAGAAGCATTATTTGTAATAGGTGGAAATGGAACATTTCAAGCAGCAAATCTCTTGGCAAAAGAGTTTGATATACCCATAATAGGAATACCAAAAACAATAGATAATGATTTGTATGGAACTGATTATACCATAGGATTTGATACTGCCGTAAATAATGCAGTGGAAGCAGTAGACAAAATAAAAGATACATCTATCTCTCATGAAAGAATATTTGTTGTGGAAGTAATGGGAAGAGATAGCGGATTCTTAGCATTGGAAGTTGGGCTTGCTACAGGGGCAGAGATAACATTAATACCGGAATATCCATTTCCTATGCATCATATTGTAGAAAGTATTATCAGCTCAATAAAAAAAGGGAAAAGATTCGCTATTATAATACTTGCAGAAGGCGTTGCCCATGCAAAAGAATTCGCAGAAACTCTAAATAAACATCTAAAACCATATATAGATGAAGATATAAGATATACGGTGCTTGGTTATATCCAGAGAGGTGGCTCTCCTACTGCATTTGATAGAGTTATTGCATCTAAATTCGGTGTATTTGCAGTAGAACATTATCTTTCAGGAAACAAAAATTTTATGGTAGCCTATGAAAATGGTAAATTAACTGCTAAACCTCTTGAAATATCCTTTGGGAAGATAAAAAAACCGGATTTAAAAGATTATCAAATTGCAAATATCCTTTCTTCTTAGAGTCAAATTATGGAAATTACGGAAGTGAAAATATATCCGTTTGATACAAGAGGAATAGGTGGAAGAATTAGGGCTGTAGCTCATATTATTTTGGATAATCAGCTTATTATAAAAGATATAAAACTTATACAGAATAAACATGGTGGTTATTTTATATCATTTCCAAAGAAAAGGACTACTTCCGGTAAATTTGTTGATATTGTAGAGCCTTTATCAAAAGAACTGGAAGAAAATATAAGAAGAGTTATCGTAGATAAATACAAAGAAATTATGGGAATAGGAGATTAAATTGAATAAAAATTTATTTCACAAAATTTTACAGATAGCTGGTA
Coding sequences:
- a CDS encoding transposase; the encoded protein is MKTEYTYRFRIFPNKEQEDFLNIQFGHCRFVYNHFLALSKKEYEGKGIKWKYSLYQSMLPKLKKEYPFLKQANSQSLQVSLQNLDIAYKNFFKGEAGFPKFKKKKSKQTVHIPQHFQIEKISKKRGQLKIPKLKTPIPIKMHRNIEGQIRSISITKTPDGRYYLNVLTRKEIQPLKPVNKTAGIDVGIKEFAVIHDGETTHHIENPKYLQKSEKKLIKLQRQLSRKQKGSKNWEKARQKVAKQHQKIVNQRKDFLHKVSIAITKQYDTIVVESLNIKGMIQNNKLSKQIADVSWSTFINMLEYKAKWYGRHIEKPDRFYASSKTCSVCGYKNDQLTLSIRKWQCPICKTIHDRDENASKNLYQIGLTHLTGGRVGTTQAEACGAGSVGGMQYNLQSTRYTAVKQEAPQFIKE
- the lipB gene encoding lipoyl(octanoyl) transferase LipB, which gives rise to MDIEILDIGLVEYEKGIEFMKEKHKEATEKNKNFLILCEHYDIFTVGANEDIEKFKNLNPVKTDRGGSITFHGIGQPIFYFVFEAKNPPFFYRRVIKAFDNFFKDLDKRIFYDNKNPGFYIQNRKLASLGFRYSRGYSLHGIAVNHSVNLEKFNLINPCNLQGIKATSLINEGINIEKDILKNKVVEEILRSWKKF
- the metG gene encoding methionine--tRNA ligase, whose product is MAEKFYITTPIYYVNDVPHLGHAYTTIAADVLARYKRQKGIKTFFLTGTDEHGQKIQKTAEEKGISPKELADKTHLSFKKLWQKLNIQYDRFIRTTDEDHKKAVQYIFQKCYENGDIYLAEYESWYCVGCEEFKTESEIKDLDYKCPIHLKPCEKIKEESYFFRLSKYTDILLEFYEKNPDFIQPDFRRNEVISFVKQGLKDLSVSRRRERVWWGIPVPFDENHTIYVWFDALTNYLTAVGYPDNLNEFWPADVHIVGKDILRFHAVYWPAFLISAGLEIPKKVFAHGWWTVEGHKMSKSLGNVIDPFKITDEYGVDEIRYFLLREVPFGLDGDFSKSALINRINSDLANDLGNLISRSLSMIQKFQNSVVENYTKLTDIEEEYINLYKEIYQKFDEEINNLNYSKALEYVWQFIDYLNKYIVKVEPWKLNKEKDEYLKTTLYILADGLLAISYMLKPFMPSKIEKALNMLGINQLPKDIKPLIYPAGNKIGNIEPLFPRIEIKEEQKKEEKKEVEEFITIEDFAKIKLRVGKVLEAEKVEKSDKLLKLKVSLKDEERTIVSGIAQYYKPEDLIGKKVIILANLQPRKIFGIESKGMLLAAKDSNTLRILTVDGDIEEGSYVS
- the pfkA gene encoding 6-phosphofructokinase; translation: MGKIAVLTSGGDAPGLNACIRAVVRTACYYNLEVIGIKRGYKGLIEKDFIPLSARDVAGILQKGGTILLSSREPRFHEYEYRKLAYENLKSENIEALFVIGGNGTFQAANLLAKEFDIPIIGIPKTIDNDLYGTDYTIGFDTAVNNAVEAVDKIKDTSISHERIFVVEVMGRDSGFLALEVGLATGAEITLIPEYPFPMHHIVESIISSIKKGKRFAIIILAEGVAHAKEFAETLNKHLKPYIDEDIRYTVLGYIQRGGSPTAFDRVIASKFGVFAVEHYLSGNKNFMVAYENGKLTAKPLEISFGKIKKPDLKDYQIANILSS
- a CDS encoding SpoVG family protein, coding for MEITEVKIYPFDTRGIGGRIRAVAHIILDNQLIIKDIKLIQNKHGGYFISFPKKRTTSGKFVDIVEPLSKELEENIRRVIVDKYKEIMGIGD